The stretch of DNA TTTTTCTCACCGCTGGGTGGCGGGGTGGTCTGCCCGACCTGCGGGCGAAGTCGCACAGAAGCCTGGCCGATTGAGACCGATGTTTTACGCTACCTGCGCCATTTGCAACGTTCAGATTGGCAGTCTATCGCCCAGGTTGTGATCCCTGGTGAGATCAATCAAGCAATGTCCACCCTGACAGAGGCGTATTTTTCCTATTTACTCGAAAGCCATTTGAACACGCCAGAATTTATACGAAAAATCCAGGGGACAAATGATGAGACATAAAACTGGCGCTTAGGGGTTTTGTTTACTTCCCATTACGCCTGGCGAGCCTGTCGGGCATCCCCATGATCGCCCACGGTGTCTGAATAGATATCGCTTTCAGATGGTATAATAATGGGGTTAATTTTAACATCGATCAGGGCTGTATCCTGGTATCGTGGGAAAACCACTGGAGTTAGACATCTTATGAAGGAATCCATCCATTTCCAATCGATTATCATGAAGCTGCAGAATTTTTGGGCAGATAGAGGCTGCCTGCTCTGGCAGCCCTATTACACCCAGGTTGGGGCGGGGACGATGAACCCGGCTACTTTTTTGCGAGTTTTAGGTCCTGAACCCTGGAATGTAGCTTATGTTGAGCCTTCAATCCGCCCGGATGATGGGCGCTATGGCGACAACCCCAATCGGCTGCAGCAGTTCTACCAGTTCCAGGTGATCCTCAAGCCCGATCCGGGCAACCCGCAGGAGATTTACCTGGATTCTCTGCAAGCCATCGGCATTAACCCTGCCCGACACGACATCCGCTTTGTTGAAGATAACTGGCAGCAGCCAGCGATCGGCGCCTGGGGATTGGGCTGGGAGGTTTGGCTGGATGGCGTTGAGATCACCCAGTTTACTTACTTTCAACAATGTGGCGGTTTTGATCTGGATCCTGTATCGGTGGAAATTACCTATGGGCTGGAACGCATTGCGATGACGCTGCAGGGTGTGCGGCATTTTAAGGATATTCAATGGAATTCCGATCGCACCAACGGCGACGTCAACCTGATGGGTGAGCGCGAACACAGCACCTATTATTTTGATGTGGCTGATGTGGACAGCATGCGCCAGATGTATGATTTGTTTGAGAGCGAGGCGATCCGAGCCATCGAAGCGGGTCTGGTGCTGCCTGCCCACGATTATGTGCTGAAAACATCACATACGTTTAACATCCTCGATACACGCGGCGCAGTGGGTGTGACAGAACGCCAGGCGTTATTTGCTCGCACTCGCGACCTGGCACGCCGGGTGGCAAAAGCCTACTATGAACAGCGTAAACAGGCAGGGTTTCCCTGGCTGGATCAATCCACCCCCAAAGCGGAGCCCGTTGCAGAGGTAGGGGTTGAAATTGCGACTGAAAAAGCCACCTTTTTGTTTGAAATCGGAACCGAAGAACTTCCCGCAGCGGATCTCTCGGGTGCGCTTTCGCAGCTTGAGGTGAAGGTCCCGGCGCTGCTGGCGGATCTGCGCCTGAAACATGGGCAAGTGCGGGTGATGGGCACACCCCGGCGCCTGGTGGTTTTGGTGGAGGACCTGGCAGCACGCCAGACCGATCTCGACCTGGTGATTAAAGGTCCGCCCGCGGATCGGGCTTTTGACGCCGATGGTAACCCAACCCAGATTGCCATGGGCTTTGCCCGCAGCAAGGGCATTGATGTGGGACAGCTCAGGGTGGAAGAGATCGATGGCGGTCGTTATGCTGCAGCAAAGGTCAGCCAGCAGGGCGCGCCAGCTTACCAGGTTTTAGAAAGCGCCCTATCGAATTTGATCGCCGGGCTGCGTTTCACCAAGTCGATGCGCTGGAATGAATCCGGGGTGTCTTTCTCGCGGCCGATTCGCTGGCTGCTGGCGTTGCACGGCGAAACCGTGGTTCCCTTCAACTATGCTGGTTCTACCAGCGGACGGGTCACACGCGGTTTGCGGTTGGCAGCCGAGCCGGAATTCTCGGTCGCATCACCCCAGGAATACCTGGCAAAAATTGAAGGTCAGGGTATTATCCTCGACCCGCAGGC from Brevefilum fermentans encodes:
- the glyS gene encoding glycine--tRNA ligase subunit beta, producing MKESIHFQSIIMKLQNFWADRGCLLWQPYYTQVGAGTMNPATFLRVLGPEPWNVAYVEPSIRPDDGRYGDNPNRLQQFYQFQVILKPDPGNPQEIYLDSLQAIGINPARHDIRFVEDNWQQPAIGAWGLGWEVWLDGVEITQFTYFQQCGGFDLDPVSVEITYGLERIAMTLQGVRHFKDIQWNSDRTNGDVNLMGEREHSTYYFDVADVDSMRQMYDLFESEAIRAIEAGLVLPAHDYVLKTSHTFNILDTRGAVGVTERQALFARTRDLARRVAKAYYEQRKQAGFPWLDQSTPKAEPVAEVGVEIATEKATFLFEIGTEELPAADLSGALSQLEVKVPALLADLRLKHGQVRVMGTPRRLVVLVEDLAARQTDLDLVIKGPPADRAFDADGNPTQIAMGFARSKGIDVGQLRVEEIDGGRYAAAKVSQQGAPAYQVLESALSNLIAGLRFTKSMRWNESGVSFSRPIRWLLALHGETVVPFNYAGSTSGRVTRGLRLAAEPEFSVASPQEYLAKIEGQGIILDPQAREAEIRRQAQALAAAVGGRIQNDPHIILEVTQMVESPHALRGEFDREFLETLPPEVLTTVMKKHQRYIVVEDDQGDLMPYFIAVSNGIQEDPAVVADGNQQVILARFVDAQFFIRKDLEQPLESFVKRLTTLTFQEQLGSFYDKTQRLIKLANLVGERLGLTELEMKTTLRAALLSKADLATDMVVEMTSLQGVMGRYYALHSDENPAVAEAIFEHYLPRFDDDLQPKTMPGLVIGLADRLDTLMGLFAVNLPPSGTKDPFAQRRAALGICQNLIAWQSPFDLRWGLEAAANELPVPVAEEDVDACLDFVQRRLQVMLLEMGHPHDVVDAVLAEKGTDPYATLQGVKELSVWVTREDWMTILPAFSRCVRIIRSLDETYQVDPSRFETQAERSLFAELNRAEASLQGSDSVDAFLGAITVMVPTINRFFDEVLVMAEDVTVRQNRLALMQRIAGLAKGIANLSYLEGF